One Corvus moneduloides isolate bCorMon1 chromosome Z, bCorMon1.pri, whole genome shotgun sequence genomic window carries:
- the RPL37 gene encoding 60S ribosomal protein L37, which translates to MTKGTSSFGKRRNKTHTLCRRCGSKAYHLQKSTCGKCGYPAKRKRKYNWSAKAKRRNTTGTGRMRHLKKVYRRFRNGFREGTTPKPKRAAVAASSSS; encoded by the exons ATG aCGAAGGGTACATCGTCGTTTGGTAAGCGACGAAATAAGACACACACCCTGTGTCGTCGATGTGGGTCCAAGGCATACCATCTGCAAAAATCGACCTGTGGGAAATGTGGTTATCCTGCTAAGCGTAAGAGAAAGT ATAACTGGAGTGCCAAGGCTAAACGACGCAACACCACTGGTACTGGTCGCATGAGGCACCTGAAAAAGGTCTACCGTCGATTCAG GAATGGATTCCGTGAGGGAACCACACCGAAGCCCAAGAGAGCAGCTGTTGCAGCCTCCAGTTCATCTTAA